From the Opitutaceae bacterium genome, one window contains:
- a CDS encoding TolC family protein codes for MRLFRILSAFVVTGFAAASAAPESAEAHATAVAPGELSLERAIAQALEKNYELKISRATRANADDTLEVAKSEFDPTFSVSATRSYTNGQSQFTGGTASSSSLDTRASVSQRAATGGTVTVGGALDRTRQRPVLSSFDPYFDSDVSLTVSQPLLKNAGSTVARASIERARIGVSRAVADLTSSVLSTVRTVENAFFNVAFSREQRQVRAFSLEVAERLLEEARTRRQTGVATDIDVLQAEVLVANARRALLSADQQVKDTEDALVALITPHEFGTLPETLTLPPADDSAIDFQSTLSRARAQSPEVTAATLAAQQFRIDERVARRNRLPELDLLGGVGYSARDRSAGSAVDGLWGSDLYNWQVGATLTIPWGQRADRARLRTARNNALSAELRAQVVDQDLAVNVRSAVRAVETAREALRITALATELSQRQFELEKARYDAGVSTFRRVQESREDLDAARINELQAKIDLRNALAELARLDGTALTRYRIKID; via the coding sequence ATGCGTCTTTTCCGCATTCTCTCCGCCTTCGTCGTAACAGGCTTCGCGGCCGCCTCGGCCGCGCCCGAGTCAGCGGAGGCACATGCCACAGCGGTGGCTCCCGGAGAGTTGAGTCTTGAGCGGGCGATAGCCCAGGCATTGGAGAAGAACTACGAGCTGAAGATCAGCCGCGCGACACGCGCCAACGCCGACGACACACTCGAGGTGGCCAAGTCCGAGTTCGACCCGACGTTTTCAGTGAGCGCCACCCGCTCCTACACAAATGGCCAGTCGCAGTTCACGGGAGGCACAGCGAGCTCCAGCTCCCTCGACACGCGCGCGTCCGTCTCCCAGCGGGCCGCCACGGGTGGAACGGTGACGGTGGGCGGTGCGCTCGATCGCACCCGCCAGCGCCCGGTGCTTTCATCATTCGATCCTTATTTCGACAGCGACGTCAGCCTCACCGTCAGCCAGCCGCTCCTGAAAAATGCAGGCTCCACTGTTGCCCGCGCCTCGATCGAGCGCGCCCGCATTGGCGTCAGCCGCGCGGTTGCGGATCTCACGTCCTCCGTGCTTTCAACCGTTCGCACGGTCGAGAACGCCTTCTTCAATGTCGCGTTTTCACGCGAGCAGCGCCAAGTGCGCGCCTTCAGCCTCGAGGTGGCCGAGCGGCTCCTCGAAGAAGCGCGCACCCGCCGCCAGACCGGTGTGGCCACGGACATTGACGTCCTGCAAGCGGAGGTGCTGGTGGCCAACGCGCGCCGCGCCCTCCTTTCCGCCGACCAGCAGGTGAAGGACACCGAGGATGCCCTCGTCGCGCTCATCACACCGCACGAATTTGGCACCCTTCCTGAGACGCTTACGCTTCCGCCGGCCGACGATTCGGCAATCGACTTCCAGTCCACGCTCAGCCGTGCGCGGGCACAATCACCGGAAGTGACCGCCGCCACCCTGGCAGCGCAGCAATTCCGTATCGATGAACGCGTCGCAAGGCGCAACCGGCTCCCTGAGCTCGACCTCCTGGGCGGCGTCGGCTATTCCGCGCGCGACCGTTCGGCGGGCAGTGCCGTTGATGGGCTCTGGGGAAGCGACCTGTACAATTGGCAGGTGGGTGCGACCCTGACCATTCCCTGGGGCCAGCGCGCCGACCGCGCACGCCTCCGTACCGCGCGCAACAATGCCCTCAGCGCAGAACTGCGTGCGCAAGTTGTCGACCAAGACCTCGCGGTCAATGTTCGCTCGGCAGTCCGCGCCGTGGAGACAGCGAGGGAGGCGTTGCGCATCACCGCGCTGGCCACGGAGCTGAGCCAGCGCCAATTTGAGTTGGAAAAGGCCCGCTACGACGCAGGCGTCAGCACATTCCGCCGCGTCCAGGAAAGCCGCGAAGACCTAGATGCTGCGCGCATCAACGAGCTGCAGGCGAAGATCGACCTGCGCAATGCGCTGGCTGAGCTCGCGCGTCTCGACGGCACCGCACTCACCCGTTACCGCATCAAGATCGACTGA
- a CDS encoding LUD domain-containing protein, with product MSGTRERILARVREALAPLPERSQHPGFSPDMLGLHAGVEGQDLVRLFVERFTAVGGVALEGEEAFASWAAGALSGRGYRDPLLHDALDKVLPKGLELSGTFDRARVDEYHFGITRAELAIAQTGTLVLSDRSTPHRLAALAPWTHVAVVNRDTLVADVSAALKAMPQDPNLVWVTGPSKTADVEGILIQGVHGPGVQVAWVI from the coding sequence ATGAGCGGTACCCGCGAGAGAATTCTCGCACGCGTGCGGGAGGCCCTGGCGCCGTTGCCCGAACGCAGCCAGCATCCCGGGTTCTCGCCGGACATGCTTGGGCTGCACGCCGGGGTCGAGGGACAGGATCTTGTTCGCCTCTTCGTGGAGCGCTTCACTGCGGTGGGCGGTGTGGCTCTCGAAGGCGAGGAGGCGTTTGCCTCGTGGGCTGCGGGGGCCTTGTCAGGCCGGGGCTACCGCGACCCCCTTCTCCACGACGCGCTGGACAAGGTATTGCCCAAGGGACTCGAACTCTCCGGGACTTTCGATCGAGCCCGGGTTGATGAGTATCACTTTGGCATCACGCGTGCGGAGCTGGCGATTGCGCAGACCGGCACGCTCGTACTGAGCGACCGCTCGACCCCGCATCGCTTGGCGGCGCTCGCGCCGTGGACCCATGTGGCTGTCGTGAATCGGGATACCCTCGTAGCCGATGTGTCTGCGGCTCTCAAGGCGATGCCGCAGGATCCGAATCTTGTGTGGGTGACGGGACCTTCCAAGACCGCCGACGTGGAAGGAATCCTGATCCAGGGCGTTCACGGACCCGGGGTGCAGGTGGCATGGGTGATTTAA
- a CDS encoding biotin--[acetyl-CoA-carboxylase] ligase: MQAATLSPTETLPVSPDCAWQIVRLTEVDSTNKVAARLPAWHAVFASTQTGGYGRTGRAWTSDVGGLWFSAVLPLTEGAAPWGLMPLVAGCALAEWLARHGVRNHRLRWPNDLMIGDAKLAGILVERFQPDTVVLGIGLNVLNDPVKTSPALRGQATSLSQHWDFPRSLRELSHSLLAELAEVHARFVAHGFDPFARSLNLHWTRKSLVSYQLAGEPHARRARFLGIDPAGKLEVLANDGRLVHLDPVKVEWLREI, from the coding sequence ATGCAAGCCGCCACCCTGTCCCCCACCGAGACCCTTCCGGTTTCGCCTGACTGCGCCTGGCAGATTGTCCGTCTCACCGAGGTCGACTCGACCAACAAAGTCGCCGCGCGTCTCCCCGCGTGGCACGCCGTCTTCGCGTCGACCCAGACAGGTGGCTACGGACGGACCGGCAGGGCATGGACCTCGGACGTAGGCGGCCTGTGGTTCTCCGCCGTGCTACCCCTCACGGAAGGCGCCGCTCCCTGGGGCCTTATGCCTCTCGTGGCGGGCTGTGCCTTGGCCGAGTGGCTCGCGCGGCATGGCGTTCGCAATCACCGTCTCCGGTGGCCGAACGATCTCATGATCGGTGACGCAAAGCTCGCCGGGATTTTGGTCGAGCGTTTCCAGCCCGACACTGTGGTGCTCGGCATCGGCCTCAATGTGCTGAATGACCCGGTGAAGACTTCTCCCGCCCTTCGCGGTCAGGCGACCAGCCTGAGCCAACATTGGGATTTTCCGCGAAGCCTGCGTGAGTTGTCGCACTCACTTCTTGCTGAGCTCGCCGAGGTGCATGCCCGGTTCGTTGCCCATGGCTTCGATCCGTTCGCCCGTTCGCTCAACCTGCACTGGACCCGGAAGAGCCTGGTGAGCTACCAACTCGCAGGCGAGCCCCACGCGCGCCGCGCACGCTTTCTCGGTATCGACCCCGCAGGCAAGCTCGAGGTCCTGGCCAACGACGGGCGCCTCGTCCACCTCGACCCAGTGAAGGTCGAGTGGCTCCGGGAAATCTGA
- a CDS encoding YihY/virulence factor BrkB family protein, with the protein MQRLQRPLERLARLWQHDIWQPRPSTSGVHIAWLHRFLRVVSTTLSGLSNVRVTSRAAALSFSTLLSLGPLVAIAVLVAGFALDEKDPRVIAQKIEGIIKYIAPQVSRLESLEKVEANPGAEVNTGVVQFINNSIHGAQSSAAGALSIITLVFIVLMLFGSVEDTFNDIWGVRRGRTWLVRIVFYWTILTLGAVIFFAAVGGLSAVTFINFFNEQLAGLPFGPRLVELARVVLPLSSAALMVGVLTLFYRYIPNTHVYWRSAMTGAVLVTGLIILNNLLAFSYFRRVDLTRSLYGSLSFIPILMLGLYVFWFFILVGGQVSYAVQNARFRNSLAVWSHLTESSRERLTLVVYLTVARRFEACLPPSSVSDLARAIRVPTQLLNESLNHLIDFGLVSPIPPPPEGGSSDYRYQPARPLDRVTLGEFKTLFDNHGDDPAGTALEHLDPLSRRYGEVKQEWLRNDFFNRSLQDLLREFDLKDEAVLALAESKAKRTD; encoded by the coding sequence ATGCAAAGGCTCCAGCGACCCCTGGAACGTCTTGCCCGCCTTTGGCAACACGACATCTGGCAACCCCGGCCTTCAACGAGTGGGGTGCACATTGCGTGGCTCCACCGTTTCCTCCGGGTGGTCTCGACCACCCTGAGCGGACTGAGCAACGTTCGTGTGACCAGCCGGGCGGCAGCCCTCAGCTTCAGCACGCTACTCAGCCTGGGCCCCCTGGTGGCCATTGCCGTCCTGGTCGCCGGCTTTGCACTGGATGAGAAGGACCCGCGCGTAATCGCACAAAAGATCGAGGGGATCATCAAGTACATCGCCCCGCAGGTATCCCGGCTCGAGTCTCTCGAAAAGGTCGAAGCCAATCCCGGTGCCGAGGTGAACACCGGGGTGGTGCAATTCATCAACAACTCCATCCATGGCGCGCAGAGCAGCGCGGCCGGAGCGCTCAGCATCATCACCTTGGTCTTCATCGTGCTCATGCTGTTCGGCTCCGTTGAGGACACATTCAACGACATCTGGGGCGTACGGCGCGGGCGCACCTGGCTGGTCCGAATCGTGTTTTACTGGACGATCCTGACACTCGGAGCCGTCATCTTTTTCGCGGCCGTGGGCGGCCTCTCCGCCGTCACCTTCATCAACTTCTTCAACGAGCAACTGGCTGGCCTTCCCTTTGGCCCAAGGCTTGTTGAGCTTGCGAGAGTGGTCCTTCCTCTTTCGTCCGCCGCCCTGATGGTGGGGGTCCTCACACTCTTCTACCGCTATATCCCAAACACCCACGTCTATTGGCGCTCCGCCATGACGGGCGCGGTCCTCGTCACGGGGTTGATCATCCTCAACAACCTGCTCGCCTTCTCCTACTTCCGGCGGGTTGACCTCACGCGCAGCCTCTACGGTTCGCTGAGTTTCATCCCCATATTGATGCTCGGCCTGTATGTGTTCTGGTTCTTTATCCTGGTGGGCGGGCAGGTCAGCTATGCGGTGCAGAACGCGCGTTTTCGCAACAGCCTCGCCGTCTGGTCCCACCTGACCGAATCGTCGCGAGAGCGGCTGACGCTCGTCGTCTATCTCACCGTCGCCCGTCGTTTCGAAGCGTGTCTCCCCCCCAGCTCGGTGTCGGACCTGGCGCGCGCGATCCGCGTGCCGACCCAGCTGCTCAACGAAAGCCTCAACCACCTCATCGATTTCGGCCTCGTTTCCCCGATTCCCCCGCCTCCCGAGGGTGGATCCTCCGACTACCGCTACCAGCCGGCAAGGCCTCTCGATCGTGTCACGCTGGGTGAATTCAAGACCTTGTTCGACAACCACGGAGACGATCCCGCCGGCACCGCCCTCGAGCACCTGGACCCGCTCAGCCGCCGTTACGGCGAGGTAAAGCAGGAGTGGCTCCGAAACGACTTCTTCAACCGGTCCCTTCAGGACCTGCTGCGCGAATTTGACCTGAAGGATGAAGCCGTGCTGGCACTTGCGGAGTCAAAAGCCAAACGAACCGACTGA
- the argS gene encoding arginine--tRNA ligase: MPTRRGYAGPLKTLLRRVLQARFARGMHVSFNLSQDLDLALKAAAQAAGFEADTFSPEVRTADPRHGDYQANGVLAYAKRTKQNPRAVAEKLLAHLAPPVAERWSAAVAGPGFINFSLKPQALLDWLRTFSGTQQMQGGASATYHDQTWVVDYSSPNTAKQMHVGHLRSAVIGEAICRLLSFNGARVIRDNHLGDWGTQFGKLIFGYRRWADPEALKRDPIEELERLYKAGNDATPEGSPELEEARQELVKLQNGDPENVALWKKFSEVSQQAFDQIYERLGIKFDTYLGESFYNDKVEQVYEELLRLKLAEESQGALVVFHPEHPRFAKQPFLIRKADGASNYASTDLATVLYRAEKLKADGIVVVTDFRQGDHFEQLFLTTEKWFKATGRRVPSLNHVTFGAVLGENNKPLKTRDGGTLKLKDLLNEAEERAYAVVAAKNAERPESDRFSEAECREIARVVGIGSVQYADLSQNRSSDYVFSWDKMLSLEGNTAPYLLYAVARIHSIFRRAQLGSPTGAEQLSREAAATAPETETELALARKVAHFSDALAVSTSTLRPHFLGLYLYELAGEFSTFYNADKVMVDDPAVRGRRLMLCARTLAVLETGLNLLGLRTLQRM, from the coding sequence ATGCCTACAAGGCGCGGTTACGCCGGACCTCTCAAAACACTCTTGCGCCGGGTGCTTCAGGCGAGGTTTGCTAGGGGGATGCACGTTTCGTTCAACCTGTCCCAGGACCTCGATCTGGCCCTCAAGGCAGCTGCCCAGGCAGCCGGCTTCGAGGCAGATACGTTCTCGCCGGAGGTGCGCACGGCTGACCCCCGCCACGGCGACTACCAGGCCAACGGCGTCCTGGCATACGCCAAACGAACGAAGCAGAACCCGAGGGCGGTGGCGGAGAAACTCCTGGCCCACCTGGCTCCGCCCGTCGCCGAACGCTGGAGCGCGGCCGTAGCCGGGCCGGGGTTCATCAACTTCTCGCTCAAGCCACAGGCGCTTCTCGACTGGTTGCGCACGTTTTCCGGCACACAACAGATGCAGGGAGGCGCGTCTGCGACTTATCACGACCAGACCTGGGTCGTTGACTACAGCTCGCCCAACACCGCAAAGCAAATGCACGTGGGCCACCTTCGCTCCGCTGTGATCGGCGAAGCGATCTGCCGCCTGCTTTCGTTCAATGGGGCGCGCGTCATTCGCGACAACCACCTGGGCGACTGGGGCACGCAGTTTGGGAAGTTGATTTTTGGATACAGGCGCTGGGCTGACCCCGAGGCGCTGAAGCGCGACCCCATCGAGGAGCTCGAGCGCCTTTACAAGGCTGGCAATGATGCCACGCCAGAGGGATCGCCGGAACTCGAAGAGGCCCGGCAGGAACTGGTGAAGTTGCAGAACGGCGACCCGGAGAATGTCGCGCTTTGGAAGAAATTCTCGGAAGTCAGCCAACAGGCGTTTGACCAGATCTACGAACGACTGGGCATCAAGTTCGACACGTACCTCGGTGAAAGCTTCTACAACGACAAGGTGGAACAGGTGTACGAGGAGTTGCTGCGCCTGAAGCTCGCCGAGGAGAGCCAGGGGGCGCTCGTGGTGTTTCACCCGGAGCATCCCCGGTTCGCCAAGCAACCTTTCCTGATCCGTAAGGCCGACGGCGCAAGCAACTACGCGTCCACTGATCTTGCGACCGTCCTGTACCGCGCCGAGAAACTGAAGGCGGACGGCATCGTGGTCGTGACTGACTTCCGGCAGGGCGACCATTTCGAACAACTTTTCCTGACGACCGAGAAATGGTTCAAGGCGACAGGGCGCCGCGTGCCTTCGCTGAATCACGTCACGTTCGGAGCGGTCCTCGGAGAGAACAACAAACCGCTCAAGACCCGCGACGGAGGCACCTTGAAACTCAAGGACCTGCTGAACGAGGCCGAGGAGCGTGCCTACGCCGTCGTCGCGGCCAAGAATGCCGAGCGCCCGGAAAGCGATCGCTTCTCCGAGGCTGAATGCCGGGAGATAGCGCGGGTGGTCGGCATCGGTTCGGTCCAATACGCCGATCTCTCGCAGAATCGCTCCAGCGACTACGTTTTCTCCTGGGACAAAATGCTCAGCCTGGAGGGGAACACCGCACCCTACCTGCTCTACGCCGTGGCCCGAATCCACAGCATCTTCAGGCGCGCACAGTTGGGCTCGCCCACCGGCGCGGAGCAACTGTCTCGCGAGGCAGCGGCAACCGCTCCCGAGACAGAGACCGAGCTCGCGCTGGCGCGCAAGGTGGCGCACTTCTCAGACGCCCTCGCTGTCTCCACCTCCACGCTGCGCCCCCACTTCCTCGGCCTCTACCTCTATGAACTCGCCGGCGAGTTCAGCACGTTTTACAACGCCGACAAGGTCATGGTCGACGACCCTGCAGTCCGCGGGCGTCGCCTGATGCTGTGCGCCCGGACGCTCGCCGTCCTTGAGACCGGGCTCAATCTCCTCGGCCTTCGGACGTTGCAGCGCATGTGA
- a CDS encoding (Fe-S)-binding protein — MQPHASSSSLGNRLAPGRVQLMATCLCDAFHDDVARATVQVLEHLGCTVEFPEAQTCCGQPAFNAGDWASARKVIRHTLSTFVGNTPVVLPSGSCAAMCHHGNLLALEKEPDRAEAESFATRVWELADFVVHGLGITSWPGRLSAKVALHRSCHLRGSRSAAAAEALLRSIPGVDVVAFGEEDQCCGFGGTFSVAFPNVSSRMGELKLDHVRAAEPDLLVSLDMSCLMHLGGLAERQGQGMRTRHLAQVLRDSLVGHKGTNAQ; from the coding sequence ATGCAACCGCATGCCTCCTCCTCCTCCCTCGGGAATCGTCTCGCGCCTGGGCGTGTGCAGCTCATGGCCACCTGCCTGTGTGATGCCTTCCACGACGATGTGGCGCGGGCGACGGTGCAGGTATTGGAGCACCTTGGCTGTACGGTCGAGTTTCCCGAGGCGCAGACATGTTGCGGCCAGCCAGCGTTCAACGCGGGTGATTGGGCTTCTGCGCGGAAGGTGATTCGCCACACGCTGAGCACCTTCGTGGGGAACACTCCGGTTGTCCTGCCGTCGGGGTCCTGCGCGGCGATGTGCCACCATGGAAACCTGCTCGCCTTGGAGAAAGAGCCTGATCGCGCGGAAGCCGAGTCGTTCGCGACACGCGTGTGGGAACTCGCCGATTTTGTCGTGCATGGGCTGGGTATCACCTCGTGGCCAGGGCGGCTCTCGGCAAAGGTCGCGTTGCATCGAAGCTGCCACCTGCGAGGCTCCAGGAGCGCCGCTGCAGCGGAAGCCTTGCTTCGTTCCATACCGGGCGTGGATGTCGTTGCGTTCGGCGAGGAAGACCAATGTTGCGGCTTCGGTGGAACATTTTCGGTCGCTTTCCCCAATGTCTCGTCGCGAATGGGTGAGTTGAAACTCGACCATGTCCGTGCCGCCGAGCCTGACCTGCTTGTGTCGCTCGACATGAGTTGCCTGATGCATCTTGGTGGCCTGGCTGAACGGCAGGGCCAGGGCATGCGCACACGGCATCTCGCACAGGTGCTTCGCGACAGCCTGGTCGGTCACAAGGGGACGAACGCCCAATGA
- a CDS encoding LutB/LldF family L-lactate oxidation iron-sulfur protein: MSAQQIDAFVAGMDADRRKSVHASTKVTHERRTALLREWFKDADALRKRAGAIKQHLLENLDHYLPAAEEKLIANGAKVHWTSDAADACETVRKIMEERGARRMVKAKTMVSEEIGLTPFLEKHGMEALETDLGEFIVQIDGDHPSHIVRPIIHKNRREIARSFEQHGLGAYDDDPQVITRRARAHLRRKFLEADVSLSGANFLSAESGRLVVVTNEGNSRFCMAAAPCHIVLVGIEKLVPRDSDLGLFLNLLARSATAQPLTVYTEFITGPRGEGRPDGPEELHVVFVDNGRSEILAGDCREILRCIRCGACMNVCPVYRQASGHAYRSVYPGPLGAVLSPLLAGERFPELADLPKASSLCGACNEVCPVDIPLPDLLLRLRDRGYREGAAQAKAGTPSLGAWAWLATHPGAWRAALSAANAGRFVSMDWIPIPALRAWTRTRTLPMPAGGKFRRWLASRKEAS, translated from the coding sequence ATGAGTGCGCAGCAGATCGATGCGTTTGTCGCTGGCATGGACGCGGACCGGAGGAAATCCGTGCATGCGAGCACAAAGGTGACGCACGAGCGGCGAACCGCCCTTTTGCGCGAGTGGTTCAAGGATGCCGACGCCTTGCGCAAGCGTGCGGGCGCCATCAAGCAACACCTGCTTGAGAACCTCGACCACTACCTGCCGGCAGCCGAAGAGAAGTTGATCGCGAATGGCGCGAAGGTGCACTGGACGAGTGATGCCGCGGACGCCTGCGAGACCGTCAGGAAGATCATGGAGGAGCGGGGTGCGCGGCGCATGGTGAAGGCGAAGACGATGGTGAGCGAGGAGATCGGGCTCACGCCATTCCTGGAGAAGCACGGGATGGAGGCGCTCGAGACGGACCTCGGCGAGTTCATCGTCCAGATCGACGGAGACCACCCGAGCCACATCGTGCGACCTATCATCCACAAGAATCGACGGGAGATCGCCCGCTCTTTCGAACAGCATGGCCTCGGAGCCTATGACGACGATCCCCAGGTGATCACCCGTCGCGCCCGCGCCCATCTGAGAAGGAAATTCCTCGAGGCGGATGTGTCCTTGAGCGGGGCGAATTTCCTTTCCGCCGAAAGCGGTCGCCTGGTTGTGGTCACCAATGAGGGGAATTCCCGTTTTTGCATGGCCGCAGCCCCTTGCCACATCGTGCTGGTGGGCATTGAGAAACTGGTGCCACGCGATTCCGACCTCGGACTTTTCCTCAATTTGCTCGCGCGCTCGGCGACGGCTCAGCCGCTCACTGTGTACACGGAGTTCATCACCGGACCCCGAGGGGAGGGCAGGCCGGATGGCCCGGAGGAACTGCATGTGGTGTTTGTGGACAACGGGCGGTCGGAGATCCTCGCCGGCGACTGTCGAGAGATCCTGCGCTGCATCCGTTGCGGGGCGTGCATGAACGTCTGCCCCGTTTACCGGCAGGCAAGTGGCCACGCCTATCGCAGCGTTTACCCCGGGCCGCTCGGAGCCGTGCTTTCCCCCCTTCTTGCCGGAGAGCGCTTCCCCGAATTGGCCGACCTGCCAAAGGCGTCGAGCCTTTGCGGCGCATGCAATGAGGTTTGTCCCGTTGACATCCCGCTGCCGGACTTGCTTCTGCGCCTGCGCGATCGCGGGTATCGGGAGGGGGCCGCACAGGCGAAGGCAGGCACACCCTCGCTCGGGGCCTGGGCGTGGCTTGCGACTCACCCGGGAGCTTGGCGCGCCGCGCTTTCCGCCGCCAATGCAGGCCGATTTGTATCGATGGATTGGATACCAATCCCCGCGCTTCGGGCGTGGACTCGCACACGCACCCTGCCAATGCCTGCCGGTGGAAAGTTTCGCCGCTGGCTGGCCTCGCGGAAGGAGGCGTCATGA
- a CDS encoding peptidyl-prolyl cis-trans isomerase translates to MISWIQQTFQHHFRTMFLVLLAVIIVSFVFVIGASPGIGQGERGALKKEFFGLNLASQADINRLHGDAQVSVELQYGFPVGGDQLQQFAFIRQASLHLADKLHVPPATNAEIIEALKKMRMFVGENGQFDQKRYDDFRKNLQKSAQSDFGSSRLTEADILRVVADNIRVERVQKLLAGPGFALPVDVKRELAVADTSWTLAIAKLDRASYSPNLNPGETELKKFFEDNAFRFMLPRRVVVSYAEFPAAAYASQVKYTESDLRAYFDLNAMRFAPTAAEGKTPVAPEFNSVRSQVEKAFVSERAQRFALEAADQLSLQLFNNKLAPGNPHFDLALSQARVTAQELAPFAENEAPAALASNPQIAPAVFRLNADHPISDAFPTDRGAVVVFYRDSIAPMQPAFADVRKQVTAEYTENEKTKRFIAAGGLVRGAVQAKLKAGVPFETAVVDAARDQGIKAEVIKPAPFTLRQPPPEVEPAIYQALLNLQKGGVSEMLSTAESGLLVHAADTKVPDLSDANPAYAETKKRISASVAASNASDYLEDMITRELAKGEQATR, encoded by the coding sequence ATGATCTCCTGGATCCAACAAACGTTTCAGCATCACTTCCGGACCATGTTCCTCGTGCTGCTGGCGGTCATCATCGTCTCCTTTGTTTTTGTCATCGGTGCATCGCCCGGCATTGGGCAGGGCGAGAGAGGCGCGCTCAAAAAGGAATTTTTCGGCCTCAATCTCGCGTCCCAGGCCGACATCAACCGGCTCCACGGCGACGCACAAGTGAGCGTGGAGCTCCAATATGGTTTCCCCGTCGGCGGCGACCAACTCCAGCAGTTTGCGTTCATCCGCCAGGCGAGCCTTCACCTCGCCGATAAACTTCATGTGCCGCCGGCCACCAACGCCGAGATTATCGAGGCGCTGAAGAAGATGCGCATGTTCGTGGGCGAGAACGGCCAATTCGACCAGAAGCGCTACGATGATTTTCGGAAAAACCTGCAGAAGAGCGCCCAAAGCGACTTTGGCTCGAGCCGCCTCACCGAGGCCGACATCCTGCGCGTGGTCGCGGACAACATCCGCGTCGAGCGCGTGCAGAAACTCCTCGCCGGGCCCGGATTTGCCCTGCCTGTCGATGTGAAGCGCGAGCTCGCCGTCGCGGATACGTCCTGGACCTTGGCGATCGCCAAGCTCGATCGCGCCAGCTACTCCCCAAACCTGAACCCAGGCGAAACCGAGCTGAAGAAGTTTTTTGAGGATAATGCCTTTCGCTTCATGCTCCCCCGCCGCGTCGTCGTGAGCTACGCCGAGTTCCCCGCCGCCGCCTACGCAAGCCAAGTGAAGTACACCGAGTCGGACCTAAGGGCCTACTTCGACCTCAATGCAATGCGTTTCGCCCCCACTGCGGCCGAGGGCAAGACGCCCGTCGCCCCAGAGTTCAACTCAGTCCGCTCCCAGGTGGAGAAGGCTTTCGTTTCCGAACGCGCCCAGCGCTTTGCACTCGAGGCTGCCGATCAACTCTCTCTCCAACTCTTCAATAACAAGCTGGCGCCGGGCAACCCACACTTCGATCTCGCGCTCTCGCAGGCGCGCGTGACCGCGCAGGAACTGGCGCCCTTCGCCGAAAACGAAGCCCCTGCTGCGCTTGCCTCAAATCCTCAAATCGCTCCCGCGGTGTTCCGCCTAAATGCGGATCATCCGATCTCCGATGCCTTCCCGACCGACCGCGGAGCAGTCGTGGTGTTCTACCGCGACAGCATTGCACCGATGCAGCCTGCCTTCGCCGACGTGCGCAAGCAGGTGACCGCCGAATACACGGAGAACGAAAAAACCAAGCGCTTCATTGCTGCCGGCGGGCTGGTTCGCGGCGCCGTCCAAGCCAAGTTGAAAGCCGGCGTTCCCTTCGAAACCGCAGTGGTCGATGCCGCTCGCGACCAGGGAATCAAGGCGGAAGTGATCAAGCCGGCCCCCTTCACCCTCCGCCAGCCCCCGCCGGAGGTCGAGCCTGCGATCTATCAGGCCCTGCTCAACCTGCAAAAGGGAGGAGTCTCGGAAATGCTTTCGACGGCGGAATCGGGGCTACTCGTGCACGCTGCTGACACGAAGGTGCCGGATCTCTCAGACGCAAACCCTGCCTATGCGGAGACCAAGAAGCGGATTTCCGCCTCAGTCGCCGCTTCAAATGCGAGCGACTACCTCGAGGATATGATCACCCGGGAGCTCGCAAAAGGCGAGCAAGCGACGCGTTGA